The Phormidium yuhuli AB48 DNA window CGCTCGGGCTAGTGGGACGGTGGCCGAGTTTATCGAGAGACATGGCGATCGCGTGACCCTCGTCTTTAAGCATCTGCCCCTCGTCTCGATTAACCCCCAAGCTCTACCGGCGGCCCGCGCCTCCTGGGCGGCTCAACAGCAAGGCCAATTCTGGGAGTATCATCAGGCCCTGTTCGAGAATCAAGAGCGGTTGGGAGAAGCTCTATACGTGGAGATTGCTGAAGAGCTGAATCTGGATTTAGAGCAGTTTGAGCGCGATCGCCAAAGTGATGCGGCGATCGAAGCAGTGCAAGGGGACTTGGAACTGGCGGATCAGTTAGGCTTAACAGGAACTCCCACGTTCTTCATCAATGGCGAGTCCTTCACCGGGGCAGTTCCCCTCGAAGAGATGGAAGCGGTGCTGGCCCAGGTGACTGGAGAAACCTCTTAGCATATTGACCTGTGTTTGTCAAGATATGTCTTCTGGGGGCAAAGTGATCTATGAATAGGGTGTCTCAGAATACCTTGAACCCAGTTATGCTCTCTATTGAGTCGAGACCCTATACCGATCCCCCCCAGCTCGGTCAGCCCCAGCGCCTTCTCATTGTTGAAGACGAACAGCTGATCCGAGAGATGGTGACCTTAGCCCTAGAGGATGAAGGGTATCAGGTGCAGACGGCCGCTGACGGACAAACCGCTCTGGCCA harbors:
- a CDS encoding DsbA family protein; the encoded protein is MLAIVLSGCQQSPSGDLEAQVLEIIRENPEVILESVQAYQQEQQRSQQESRSTVVEQMRENPAQFIGESPVKGSADQEIVMIEFSDFQCPFCARASGTVAEFIERHGDRVTLVFKHLPLVSINPQALPAARASWAAQQQGQFWEYHQALFENQERLGEALYVEIAEELNLDLEQFERDRQSDAAIEAVQGDLELADQLGLTGTPTFFINGESFTGAVPLEEMEAVLAQVTGETS